In the Borrelia turicatae 91E135 genome, one interval contains:
- the infC gene encoding translation initiation factor IF-3, giving the protein MINRSSGKDRDRSRSGDKELRINHKIKAREVRVIFDNGTQSVLPIEDAIKCARDAELDLVEISPNSVPPVCKIIDYGKYKFHQEKRQKEQKRNQKIIKLKEVRMQPKIDTHDLDFKYRNILGFLKEGNKVKVTIRFRGRELAHTHLGYGILESILERVGESNYVLESPAKMEGKTMFLIIAPKSKK; this is encoded by the coding sequence ATGATAAATAGAAGTTCCGGTAAGGATAGGGATAGGTCAAGATCCGGTGATAAAGAATTGAGAATTAATCATAAGATTAAGGCCCGTGAGGTTAGGGTTATTTTTGATAATGGAACTCAATCTGTTTTGCCAATTGAAGATGCTATTAAATGTGCTAGGGATGCTGAGCTTGATTTGGTTGAGATTTCTCCAAATTCAGTGCCTCCTGTTTGCAAGATAATTGATTATGGGAAATATAAATTTCATCAGGAAAAGCGTCAAAAAGAGCAAAAAAGAAATCAAAAAATAATTAAGCTTAAAGAAGTTAGGATGCAGCCAAAGATAGATACTCATGATCTTGATTTTAAGTATAGAAATATTTTAGGATTTCTCAAAGAGGGTAATAAGGTAAAAGTTACTATAAGATTTAGAGGACGTGAACTCGCTCATACTCATTTGGGCTATGGAATTTTAGAGAGTATTCTTGAAAGGGTAGGTGAGTCTAATTATGTTTTAGAGTCTCCAGCTAAGATGGAGGGGAAAACAATGTTTTTAATTATTGCACCTAAATCTAAGAAGTAG
- the rpmI gene encoding 50S ribosomal protein L35 has protein sequence MSKMKTCKSAKKRYAFTSKGKIKYKKQNLRHILTKKSSKRRRKLGKSGLVSSFEVKRIKTLLPYA, from the coding sequence ATGTCAAAAATGAAAACATGTAAAAGTGCAAAAAAAAGATATGCTTTTACTTCAAAAGGTAAAATTAAATATAAGAAGCAAAATTTAAGACATATTTTGACAAAAAAGTCTTCAAAGAGAAGAAGGAAGTTGGGTAAGTCAGGTTTGGTTTCAAGTTTTGAGGTTAAGAGAATCAAAACCTTATTGCCTTATGCTTAA
- the rplT gene encoding 50S ribosomal protein L20, with protein MARVKNGIVHVARRKKILKKTKGFWGTKKSNYKKAKDTLRKGMMYATRDRKTRKRDFRSLWIVRISAALTGMGINYSKFFESLKKSNIKLNRKILSNLAIEDIETFKKIVYEIKN; from the coding sequence ATGGCTAGAGTTAAGAACGGGATAGTTCACGTTGCAAGACGAAAGAAGATCTTAAAGAAAACTAAGGGTTTTTGGGGTACTAAGAAAAGTAATTATAAGAAAGCCAAAGATACTCTTCGTAAAGGCATGATGTATGCTACAAGAGATAGAAAGACTCGTAAGAGGGATTTTAGAAGTTTATGGATTGTAAGAATTTCTGCTGCTTTAACGGGTATGGGAATTAACTATTCAAAATTTTTTGAAAGTTTGAAAAAGTCTAATATTAAGCTTAATAGAAAAATCTTATCTAATTTAGCAATTGAGGATATTGAAACTTTTAAAAAAATTGTTTATGAAATAAAAAATTAA